In a genomic window of Salvelinus fontinalis isolate EN_2023a chromosome 7, ASM2944872v1, whole genome shotgun sequence:
- the LOC129859567 gene encoding LOW QUALITY PROTEIN: 1-phosphatidylinositol 4,5-bisphosphate phosphodiesterase delta-4-like (The sequence of the model RefSeq protein was modified relative to this genomic sequence to represent the inferred CDS: deleted 1 base in 1 codon) codes for MSYHTFYCQPFCWAADGKSVKQPPMASTGSDLRIQGDDNLQSMIVGTVMRKIKSRTWKKQRYFKLQEDCKSKKAGNTHCTFFVSDMETVREGHQSEVLLSIADEFPPGRCFTLVFRGRRGNLDLVADSADEAQSWIKGMRKLIENLENMGESEKLDQWICEWFKKADKNNDGRMNFREIRVLLKMMNVDMNEHHAHRLFMTADKSQTGTLEDDEFVLFYKMLTQREDVLRVFQDYSGDGQKLSLRDLEEFLRDEQLEEVDGVQQLAMELIERYEPSDTAKILKAMSIDGFPMYLASAEGSIFHPRQQSLDQDMTQPLNHHFISSSHNTYLMEDQLRGHSSVEGYIRALKRGCRCVEVDCWDGPNGEPIVYHGHTFTSKILFKDVVNALRNYAFKVSEYPVILSTENHCGVEQQRVMAQHLNTILGDKLLKSPLDGKIPVSFPSPGELKGKILLKGKKIGGLEESLNGLVEPEDSLTGEVSDEDEAADIDEDSLHCNSLRRTAKKSKQRLSKQLSDCVVYCKSVHFSSFKHSRIHSKFYEISSFTESKARKHLREAGEEFVHHNARQLTRVYPSGLRTDSCHENRYNSSNFNPQEMWNTGTQIVALNFQTAGVEMDLNDGLFSQNGRCGYVLKPDFMRMSERRFDPEVPQNREGYQPRSLCIQVISGQLLPKVNIKESLIVDPFVRVEIHGLPLDQAKQETRYIDNNGFNPVWYDTLRFTIHAPELALVRFVVEDYDKASRNDFVGQYTLPFSCIQQGYRHIHLLSKDGTSIPSASLFVHVRITNLV; via the exons ATGTCTTACCATACATTTTATTGTCAACCTTTTTGCTGGGCAGCAGATGGAAAAAGCGTAAAACAACCACCAATGGCTTCTACGGGAAGTGACCTGC GTATCCAGGGGGATGACAACCTCCAGTCCATGATCGTTGGCACGGTGATGAGGAAGATTAAGTCTCGCACCTGGAAGAAGCAGCGCTACTTCAAGCTGCAGGAGGACTGCAAGTCCAAGAAGGCCGGGAACACCCACTGCACAT TCTTTGTGAGTGACATGGAGACGGTGCGTGAGGGCCACCAGTCAGAGGTTCTGCTAAGCATCGCAGACGAGTTTCCCCCGGGCCGCTGCTTCACCTTGGTGTTCCGTGGTCGCCGTGGCAACCTGGACCTGGTGGCAGACTCGGCGGATGAGGCCCAGTCCTGGATCAAAGGCATGAGGAAGCTGATCGAGAACCTGGAGAACATGGGCGAGAGTGAGAAGCTTGACCA GTGGATCTGTGAATGGTTTAAGAAGGCTGATAAGAACAACGACGGCAGAATGAACTTCCGGGAGATCAGGGTCCTGCTGAAGATGATGAACGTGGACATGAACGAACATCACGCTCACCGACTCTTCATG ACGGCAGACAAGTCTCAGACGGGGACTCTGGAGGATGATGAGTTTGTCCTGTTCTACAAGATGCTGACCCAGAGAGAGGACGTTCTCAGGGTGTTCCAGGACTACTCTGGCGACGGACAGAAGCTGTCTCTGCGGGACCTGGAGGAGTTCCTGAGAGATGAACAACTGGAGGAGGTGGACGGGGTTCAGCAGCTGGCCATGGAGCTCATCGAGCGCTACGAACCCTCTGACACAG CCAAGATACTGAAGGCCATGTCTATCGACGGTTTCCCGATGTACCTGGCGTCGGCTGAGGGCTCCATCTTCCACCCCAGACAACAGAGCCTGGACCAGGACATGACCCAGCCCCTCAACCACCACTTCATCTCCTCTTCACACAACACATACCTGATGGAGGACCAGCTTCGAGGACACAGCAGTGTCGAGGGATACATACG GGCTTTGAAGCGAGGCTGTCGGTGTGTAGAAGTAGACTGTTGGGACGGTCCCAATGGAGAGCCTATCGTCTACCACGGACACACTTTCACCTCCAAGATCCTCTTCAAAGATGTTGTGAACGCACTGAGAAACTATGCCTTCAAG GTATCAGAGTACCCGGTCATCCTGTCCACCGAGAACCACTGCGGTGTTGAACAGCAGCGAGTCATGGCCCAACACCTCAACACCATCCTTGGGGACAAGCTGCTGAAAAGCCCCCTGGATGGAAAGATACCCGTCAGCTTTCCTTCTCCTGGG GAGCTGAAGGGGAAGATTCTTCTCAAGGGGAAGAAGATCGGAGGTCTGGAGGAGAGTCTGAACGGGCTGGTGGAGCCTGAGGACTCTCTGACAGGAGAGGTGAGCGACGAGGACGAGGCGGCTGACATCGATGAGGACAGCCTCCACTGCAACAGCCTCCGACGCACGGCCAAG AAATCGAAGCAGCGTCTGTCAAAGCAGCTGTCGGACTGCGTCGTTTACTGCAAGAGTGTCCACTTCAGCAGCTTCAAGCACTCCCGCATTCACTCCAAGTTCTACGAGATATCCTCCTTCACAGAGTCCAAAGCCCGCAAACACTTGAGAGAGGCAG gggAAGAGTTTGTGCATCACAATGCCAGGCAGCTGACCAGGGTTTATCCCAGTGGCCTCAGAACAgactcctgtcac gaaaaccgttacaactCCTCCAACTTCAACCCACAGGAGATGTGGAACACAGGGACTCAAATAG TTGCGTTGAATTTCCAGACGGCAGGGGTTGAGATGGACCTCAACGATGGACTGTTCAGTCAAAATGGCCGCTGTGGCTATGTCCTCAAACCTGACTTCATGAGGATGTCAGAGAGGAGGTTCGATCCTGAGGTTCCACAGAACCGGGAAGGCTACCAACCTCGCAGTCTCTGCATTCAG GTGATCAGTGGACAGCTGCTTCCCAAAGTGAATATCAAGGAGAGCTTGATA GTGGACCCGTTTGTGAGAGTGGAGATCCATGGACTTCCTCTAGACCAGGCCAAGCAGGAGACCAGATACATAGACAACAATG GGTTCAATCCAGTGTGGTATGACACTTTACGGTTCACCATCCATGCGCCTGAACTGGCCCTGGTACGCTTTGTGGTGGAGGACTACGACAAGGCGTCAAGGAATGATTTTGTCGGACAGTATACCTTGCCTTTCTCATGTATTCAGCAAG GATACCGTCATATCCACCTCCTGTCTAAGGACGGAACCAGTATTCCTTCCGCCTCCTTATttgtacatgttagaatcactaaCCTTGTATGA